Below is a genomic region from Altererythrobacter sp. Root672.
CCAGCCGCAGAGACCGCCCGCTGTGGCCGACTATCCGGTCCTGTCGAGCAAGGACTGCGAAGAAGTCGCCGAACTCTACTTCGACGCGATCACCGACCGCAAATTCGCGTTGGCTGCGCTCGTCTGGAACGATCCGGTAGTGAATGCCGCGCGCCTCGAAACGGCCTATTATCGGTACAAGATGCCGCAGTTCGACTGGCAGGAACCCGAAGTCGAAGGCGCGGCGGGCTCGCTCTTCTGCACGGTCAAGGCGACGCTGACCGACGGCGACGATCGTTCGCGCGCTGCAGTGGAAGGCAGCGTGGTGCTCAAGCGCGTCAACGACGTGCCCGGTGCAACGCCCGATCAACTCCGCTGGACCATCCGCTCGAGCACTTTCGTCGAAAATCCGGAGGATGCCCCACAGGGCTAGCCTTGATACAGTGCCTCACGGTCGGCTAGGCAGTGCCAACCTAACTGGAGGCCTGCCCGCCCGTGTTCTTTCTCACCCTTTCGCAGATCGTCGGCTACCTGATCTCGATCATCATCATTCTGGTGATCGTCCAGTTCGTCATCAGCCTGCTGGTCGCGTTCAATGTCGTCAGCATGCACAACCATTGGGTCGCGGCGATCTATCGCGCGGTCAACGCGCTGCTTGAGCCGATCCTGCGCCCGATCCGGCGGCTGATGCCCGATACCGGCGCGATCGACTTCTCGCCGCTAGTGCTCATCGTGCTGTTGAACATCGTCAACATCATCCTGCGGAACCTGGCGCTAAGCACATTCTGATGGGCAAGTTCTCGCGCCCGGCTCTGTACACGGCGCTGGCGGGCTCGCTGCTGGCGGTATTTGCCGCCGGCGCTGGCCCCGCGTCCGCGCAGCAGGGAGAGAACTTCAGGCTCGAAGACCAAGGCGGCCGCCGCGACCGCGACCGCTACCTCCGCGCCAACCCGAGCAAGGTGATCGCCACCGAGCTGGCCTTCGCCCGAACCGCGCAGGAAAAGGGTCAGTGGACGGCCTTCAGCCAGTTCGCCACCGACGATGCGGTCATGTTCGTGCCGCAGCTGGTCAACGCGAAAGAGTGGCTGAAGAAGCGCGAGAACCCCGCGCAGGCCGTGCGCTGGCAGCCGCACCAGGTCTGGTCGAGCTGCGACGGTTCGCTCGCGGTGACCAAGGGCGCCTGGCAGCGACCGGACGGCTCGGTCGGCTATTTCACCACTGTGTGGCAGCGGCAGAAGAACCACGAATACAAGTGGGTCATGGATCAGGGCGACGCCTTGCAGCAGCCGTTGCCGCCGCCCGAACTGATTGGTGCTTCCTCCGCCGATTGTAGCAGGCCAAGCCCGGCCGCTTCTTCACCTGGCGGGGTCACGCGGGAGGGGCGGTCGAAGGATGAAACGCTCACATGGTCGGTAACGGTCGATACCGCAGGGGGCCGCACGGTCAGCGTCCGGATGTGGCAGGGCGGCGAGATGAAGGAAGTCTTCGCGGCCAAGGTCGCCGCCGCCTGACATGATTGAACTGTTCCTCTCCACCTTCGTCACGCTGTTCGTGGTGCTCGACCCGCCGGGTTGCGCGCCGATCTATGCCGCGCTGACCACCGGGGCGAGCCCGCAGCAGAAGCGCTCGATGGCGATGCGCGCCTGCCTGATCGCAGGCGTGATCCTCGTGATCTTCGCGCTGTTCGGGCAGGATCTGCTCGGCGCGCTGCATATCGAGCTCGACGCCTTCCGCGCGGCGGGCGGGGTCATGCTGTTCCTGATCGCGCTCGACATGGTGTTCGAGAAGCGCACCCAGCGGCGCGAGGCGAGGGCCGAGAAGATCCGCGAGACGCCCGAGATCGAGGACGTCGCGGTGTTCCCGATGGCCATGCCGATGCTCGCCGGACCCGGCGCCATCGCCTCGATCATGCTCCTCACCAGCACCGCGCAAGGCGTGCAGGGCACGCTGGTCGTGCTGGCGGCGCTGATTTCGGTGCTGGTCCTCGTGCTGCTCGCGCTGCTGGCGGCGAGCCCGCTGATGCGGCTCGTCGGCGCGCAAGTCGAGGCGGTGATTACGCGCTTGCTTGGCGTGCTGCTGGCGGCACTGGCCGCGCAGTACGTGATCGACGGCGTGCGGGGCAGCTTCGGGCTCTAATCCTCCCCATTCTGGGTAGGATTACTGCAGGGTCACCTGGCTCTCGTCGGGATCGCTGCGGCCGAAGAACTGCATCAGCTGGACCAGCAACTCGCACCGTTCACGCAAGCCACCCGCTTCTAGCAGGAGCTGCTTGGCCGCAAGGTCGAACGGGGCGATCTGGCTGACGCCGTTGATCAGGAGCACGTCATCGAGCCGCTCGACCGAATCCCAAT
It encodes:
- a CDS encoding YggT family protein codes for the protein MFFLTLSQIVGYLISIIIILVIVQFVISLLVAFNVVSMHNHWVAAIYRAVNALLEPILRPIRRLMPDTGAIDFSPLVLIVLLNIVNIILRNLALSTF
- a CDS encoding MarC family protein; protein product: MIELFLSTFVTLFVVLDPPGCAPIYAALTTGASPQQKRSMAMRACLIAGVILVIFALFGQDLLGALHIELDAFRAAGGVMLFLIALDMVFEKRTQRREARAEKIRETPEIEDVAVFPMAMPMLAGPGAIASIMLLTSTAQGVQGTLVVLAALISVLVLVLLALLAASPLMRLVGAQVEAVITRLLGVLLAALAAQYVIDGVRGSFGL